One region of Mucilaginibacter sp. 14171R-50 genomic DNA includes:
- a CDS encoding lactate dehydrogenase — protein sequence MKVIAYSITAPEKEHLAKANQKKHDITLIANPLGIDTVAFAAGKDAVIIWNHDDVSATIIEHLAALNVRFIITRSVETEHIDKTVAAKYGVKVANVSTGSLQETADQLIQILDLYQQNKCVGDACACNKNCRAAKNLKIT from the coding sequence ATGAAAGTAATAGCATACAGTATCACCGCTCCGGAAAAAGAGCATCTGGCGAAAGCAAATCAAAAGAAACATGATATTACCCTTATCGCAAATCCTTTGGGGATCGATACGGTCGCCTTTGCAGCCGGAAAGGATGCAGTAATCATATGGAATCACGACGATGTATCAGCAACGATAATAGAACACCTGGCGGCATTGAATGTTCGCTTCATCATCACAAGATCGGTAGAAACCGAGCACATAGATAAAACAGTGGCCGCGAAATATGGCGTTAAAGTAGCTAACGTTTCTACGGGTTCCCTACAGGAAACCGCGGATCAACTTATCCAAATATTGGACTTGTACCAGCAAAACAAATGCGTTGGAGATGCTTGTGCCTGCAACAAAAATTGCCGGGCCGCAAAAAATTTGAAGATTACCTGA
- a CDS encoding response regulator, with protein sequence MKKKVLVIEDNNDIRENIVEILQLAGYEVSAADNGKSGVELAQQHLPDVILCDIMMPELDGYGVLYMLSKNPATAAIPFIFLTAKAEKVDLRKGMEMGADDYLTKPFDDMDLLNAIEMRLKKKAIQKEFYSNSLERLHTLIGRNEGLNELKKIIQERKSRPFKKNQVIYYEGDRGTGIYLIIAGKVKTIRMAEDGRELMTGIFGSDEYFGVNAQLSNEPYSDTATALEDSTVCLIPKDQLEHLLFRYPEVAREFIKLLADNIRVKEDQLVQLAYHSVRKRMAEAVLRLFKPGPGGESFKIAREDLAAMAGMATETVSRTLSDFKEEGLIDKKGSTITVLDANRLAKMKN encoded by the coding sequence ATGAAAAAGAAAGTGCTTGTTATTGAAGATAATAATGACATTCGGGAAAATATTGTCGAGATCCTTCAGCTGGCGGGTTATGAGGTTAGCGCGGCGGATAACGGTAAAAGCGGGGTTGAACTTGCACAGCAGCATTTGCCGGACGTGATCCTGTGCGATATTATGATGCCGGAGCTGGATGGCTACGGCGTGCTCTACATGTTGAGCAAAAACCCCGCTACCGCGGCCATCCCTTTTATTTTCCTGACAGCAAAGGCCGAAAAAGTAGACCTTAGGAAAGGTATGGAAATGGGCGCTGACGACTATCTTACCAAGCCATTTGATGATATGGACCTGCTAAATGCCATTGAAATGCGCTTAAAGAAAAAAGCCATTCAAAAAGAATTTTACAGCAACTCACTGGAACGGTTGCACACGCTGATTGGCCGGAACGAGGGATTGAATGAGCTGAAAAAGATCATACAGGAACGTAAAAGCCGGCCATTCAAAAAAAACCAGGTGATCTATTACGAGGGTGACCGGGGCACTGGCATTTACCTGATTATAGCCGGTAAGGTGAAAACCATACGCATGGCGGAGGATGGGCGCGAACTGATGACCGGTATATTCGGAAGCGATGAATATTTCGGAGTGAATGCCCAACTCTCAAATGAACCATACAGTGATACCGCTACAGCGTTGGAAGACAGCACCGTTTGCCTTATTCCTAAAGACCAACTGGAACACTTACTGTTTCGTTACCCGGAAGTGGCGCGGGAGTTTATCAAACTATTGGCAGATAATATTCGGGTAAAAGAAGATCAGTTGGTCCAATTGGCTTACCACTCGGTAAGAAAACGTATGGCCGAAGCAGTGCTGCGGCTGTTTAAGCCGGGCCCTGGCGGCGAAAGCTTTAAAATAGCCCGCGAAGACCTCGCTGCGATGGCAGGCATGGCCACCGAGACGGTAAGCCGTACCCTGTCTGATTTTAAAGAAGAGGGCCTTATAGACAAGAAAGGCAGCACGATCACAGTATTAGACGCAAATAGGTTAGCTAAAATGAAAAACTGA
- a CDS encoding PAS domain-containing sensor histidine kinase: MENAALLKAIIDNAIDGIITIDGRGIVESINPSACKMFLYAPEEVIGNNVSMLMPSPYHEEHDHYIARYQQTRQAHIIGIGREVTGLRKDGTTFPFRLAVSEVQFAERKIFTGFIHDLSREKEAEEQLKDYAAHLEDLVESRTASLKDSVMALERAKEEVSSSLVKEKELGLMKSRFVSMASHEFRTPLSAVQLSASLIEKYAQPYDNENIRKHVAKIKGSVGVLTGILNDFLSLEKLEAGKVDAVCSPFDLVKFAEEITDELQLVAKQNQHIIYQHTGTANMANLDQTLLRHCITNLIGNAIKYSGENTFIEFNTEIGPDECVISIKDNGIGIPEADQKHLFEAFFRAHNTGNISGTGLGLNIVARYAGLMNGRIDFKSEVNKGTSFTITFKIV; encoded by the coding sequence ATGGAAAATGCGGCACTGCTTAAAGCTATTATTGATAACGCCATTGATGGCATCATTACTATAGATGGCCGCGGTATCGTAGAATCGATCAACCCGTCCGCTTGTAAGATGTTCCTGTATGCGCCGGAAGAAGTGATTGGGAATAACGTTTCCATGCTTATGCCCTCACCTTACCACGAAGAGCACGACCACTACATCGCGCGTTACCAACAAACGCGGCAGGCACATATCATCGGCATCGGCCGTGAGGTGACGGGCCTCCGTAAAGACGGAACAACCTTTCCCTTTCGTTTAGCGGTAAGCGAAGTTCAATTTGCCGAACGCAAGATCTTTACCGGATTTATTCATGACCTATCGCGGGAAAAAGAAGCAGAAGAACAGTTAAAAGATTATGCTGCACATCTGGAGGACCTGGTAGAAAGCCGCACCGCTTCCTTAAAAGATTCGGTAATGGCACTTGAGCGAGCCAAAGAAGAGGTAAGTTCATCCCTGGTTAAAGAAAAAGAGCTGGGTTTAATGAAAAGCCGGTTTGTATCCATGGCTTCTCACGAGTTTCGTACGCCGCTCAGCGCTGTTCAGTTGTCTGCTTCGCTGATCGAAAAATATGCTCAGCCTTATGATAACGAAAATATCCGCAAGCATGTAGCCAAAATCAAAGGCTCGGTAGGCGTACTTACCGGTATCCTGAATGATTTCCTATCCCTTGAAAAGCTGGAGGCTGGGAAAGTTGATGCGGTGTGCAGCCCTTTTGATTTGGTTAAATTCGCAGAAGAGATCACTGATGAACTGCAATTGGTGGCTAAACAAAATCAACATATCATTTACCAGCATACCGGCACGGCCAACATGGCCAATCTGGACCAGACCTTGCTCAGGCATTGTATCACTAATCTCATCGGAAACGCCATAAAATATTCCGGCGAAAATACCTTCATAGAATTTAACACTGAGATTGGCCCGGACGAATGTGTGATCTCGATTAAAGACAATGGCATTGGCATCCCTGAAGCCGACCAAAAACATTTGTTCGAGGCATTCTTTCGCGCACATAATACCGGCAATATATCAGGCACCGGTTTAGGATTAAATATTGTAGCCCGTTATGCCGGCCTGATGAATGGCCGCATTGATTTTAAAAGCGAGGTAAATAAAGGCACCTCATTCACCATCACATTCAAGATTGTATGA
- a CDS encoding acetyl-CoA hydrolase/transferase family protein: MKNIAYIPAAEAVKLVQSGNRVFIHGSAATPIHLVAALQEHWRDLQDVELVSITTLGQVNFDRPEHRGSFFFNSLFVSATTRNVANSEHGDYVPIFLSQIPALFRKRIMPIDVALIQVSPPDSHGYCSLGTSVDIALAAVETAKYVIAQVNPLMPRTHGEGFVHTSRLNAMVWHQAELPEMDYASAADPVTEKIGKNIAGLIEDGATLQLGIGGIPDQVLKNLSGHRDLGLHTEMFSDGVIPLIEKGVINNRYKKIHAGLSVTAFLSGTRKLYDFVHDNPSVGVMDIGYVNDTSVIRQNPKVTAINSAIEIDVTGQVCADSIGSFQYSGIGGQMDFIQGAALSEGGKPIIALPSQTNKGISRIVPCLKEGAGVVTTRGHIHWVVTEYGAVDLFGKNLKQRAKCLIALAHPDHRETLDRAYFERFAKA, translated from the coding sequence ATGAAAAACATCGCCTACATCCCTGCCGCCGAAGCTGTTAAACTCGTGCAGTCGGGTAACCGTGTTTTCATTCACGGTAGCGCGGCAACCCCAATTCACCTTGTTGCAGCGCTTCAGGAACACTGGCGCGACTTACAGGATGTAGAGTTGGTAAGCATTACCACGCTTGGGCAGGTTAATTTTGACAGGCCGGAGCATCGCGGCAGCTTCTTTTTCAATTCTTTATTTGTATCTGCCACCACCCGTAATGTCGCGAATAGCGAACATGGGGATTATGTTCCTATCTTTCTGAGCCAGATCCCGGCGCTATTTCGTAAACGGATCATGCCGATCGATGTGGCGTTGATCCAGGTTTCGCCGCCGGATAGTCACGGCTATTGTTCGCTGGGCACTTCGGTGGATATTGCACTCGCCGCGGTAGAAACCGCTAAATACGTAATTGCGCAGGTAAATCCGTTAATGCCAAGGACGCATGGTGAAGGCTTTGTGCATACGAGCCGCCTTAACGCCATGGTTTGGCACCAGGCTGAACTACCCGAAATGGATTATGCCAGCGCTGCGGATCCTGTCACCGAAAAGATAGGGAAAAACATTGCCGGGCTTATTGAGGATGGCGCGACCCTGCAACTGGGTATAGGCGGCATTCCCGACCAGGTATTGAAAAACCTGTCGGGCCATCGGGATCTTGGTCTTCACACGGAAATGTTTTCTGACGGCGTTATCCCCCTGATCGAAAAGGGTGTGATCAATAACCGTTATAAAAAGATTCACGCAGGCTTATCTGTAACCGCCTTCCTGTCGGGTACCCGAAAGTTGTACGACTTTGTACACGACAACCCCTCCGTTGGCGTGATGGATATCGGCTATGTAAACGATACCAGTGTAATCCGGCAAAATCCGAAAGTAACAGCCATCAACAGTGCTATTGAAATTGATGTCACCGGCCAGGTCTGCGCCGATTCAATCGGTTCTTTCCAATATTCGGGTATCGGGGGGCAGATGGATTTTATACAGGGTGCCGCCTTATCAGAGGGCGGTAAGCCTATCATCGCGCTGCCCTCGCAAACCAATAAAGGCATCAGCCGTATTGTACCATGCTTGAAGGAAGGTGCCGGTGTTGTTACCACCCGCGGACATATTCATTGGGTAGTGACGGAATACGGCGCCGTTGATCTGTTTGGGAAAAACTTGAAACAACGGGCGAAATGCCTGATTGCCCTGGCTCATCCCGATCACCGCGAAACGCTGGACCGTGCTTACTTTGAACGCTTCGCTAAAGCCTGA
- a CDS encoding ABC transporter permease has product MAFSQDISSFLEQTGSIGRFIGRFFAGGLKPRYEFREFLAQCFIVGYQSLPLVGLTGFIMGLVLTMQLRPNLVDYGVESQLPVMVGIAIVREIGPVITALIFAGKIASSIGAELGSMKVTEQIDAMEVSGTNPFKYLVATRVLACTLMLPILTVLGDAISLTGSYIGVNIRSVTSFRLFFDQIFNSLSFGDLLPAVIKTFFFGFAVGVIGCFKGYFCNKGTRGVGNSANSAVVLSSVVIFIIDLLAVQITDLLGLN; this is encoded by the coding sequence ATGGCATTTAGTCAAGATATATCCTCTTTCTTAGAACAAACCGGCTCAATCGGGCGGTTTATAGGCCGCTTTTTTGCCGGAGGCTTGAAACCGCGCTATGAGTTTCGCGAATTTTTAGCACAGTGTTTTATCGTAGGGTACCAGTCTCTTCCATTGGTTGGCCTCACCGGTTTTATTATGGGTTTAGTACTAACCATGCAGCTTCGGCCTAATTTGGTTGATTATGGGGTTGAGTCGCAATTGCCCGTCATGGTAGGTATCGCTATTGTCCGGGAAATAGGGCCGGTTATTACCGCGCTGATCTTTGCAGGTAAAATAGCCAGCAGTATTGGTGCAGAATTGGGTTCGATGAAGGTTACCGAGCAGATAGATGCCATGGAAGTTAGTGGTACAAACCCCTTCAAGTACCTGGTAGCCACCAGGGTGCTGGCTTGCACACTAATGCTGCCTATACTTACCGTCCTTGGCGATGCGATCTCTTTAACGGGTTCTTATATCGGTGTTAACATTCGTTCTGTCACCAGTTTTCGCTTGTTTTTTGATCAGATATTTAACAGCTTGAGCTTCGGAGACCTGTTGCCTGCAGTAATAAAAACGTTCTTTTTTGGCTTCGCTGTGGGGGTTATAGGCTGCTTTAAAGGATACTTTTGCAATAAAGGAACACGTGGTGTTGGCAATTCAGCTAATTCAGCGGTTGTCTTATCCTCTGTGGTCATATTTATCATTGACCTACTGGCGGTTCAAATAACTGACCTTCTTGGTTTAAATTGA
- a CDS encoding ABC transporter ATP-binding protein: MDTREPIIVVKHLYKSFGKNKVLKDFNLTVHANENVVVLGKSGSGKSVLIKCIIGLLKPERGSILVFGKNIPELDEEELDDIRVRIGFLFQGNALYDSMTVRENLEFPLRRHRLQQTQAEVNRLVMEALENVGLPHTVDMMPAELSGGMLKRVALARTMILQPNIILYDEPTTGLDPVTAREIDRLIVELQHKYQTASIIITHDMHCVKNTADHVALLLDGQVYMEGTYSELENATDPLVKQFFE, translated from the coding sequence ATGGACACCCGGGAACCCATAATCGTTGTCAAGCACCTGTACAAAAGCTTTGGTAAAAACAAGGTCCTCAAGGATTTTAATCTAACAGTGCATGCCAATGAAAACGTGGTTGTGCTGGGCAAATCAGGTTCCGGCAAGTCCGTGCTGATCAAATGTATCATCGGCTTGTTAAAGCCCGAGCGGGGCAGCATTTTGGTCTTCGGAAAAAACATTCCTGAATTGGATGAAGAAGAACTCGACGATATCCGGGTCAGAATAGGATTCTTGTTTCAGGGTAATGCGCTTTACGACTCGATGACCGTCAGGGAAAACCTCGAATTTCCCCTTCGGCGTCATCGTTTGCAGCAAACGCAGGCAGAAGTAAACAGGTTGGTGATGGAAGCGCTTGAAAATGTTGGCCTTCCTCATACGGTAGATATGATGCCCGCCGAGCTTTCCGGAGGGATGCTAAAACGGGTGGCACTGGCCCGCACAATGATACTGCAACCGAATATTATTTTATATGACGAGCCGACTACAGGGCTAGACCCTGTAACCGCCCGGGAAATCGACCGGCTTATTGTGGAGTTACAGCATAAATATCAAACGGCATCCATCATTATTACCCATGATATGCATTGCGTGAAAAATACGGCCGACCATGTAGCGCTGCTGCTGGACGGCCAGGTGTATATGGAAGGCACGTACAGTGAATTGGAAAACGCTACTGACCCACTGGTAAAACAATTTTTTGAATAA
- a CDS encoding MlaD family protein, with product MSKQGINNGKLGGFMLAGLLALILSFYFIGKNQHLFGAKFKLRARFSNLNSLIEGSNVLYAGIQAGTVSDITLINDTTIEVTLLIDKTIRQHIHQRSVASIGTEGLMGNKIVNIVPSSGNYPLVGDGDLLSSRPAINTDEMLQTLSRTNQNIAGISEALKVSVLRINESKLLALLDDPSIGNSLKSALKNMDRTAAQADQLAVNLNRTVTEINKGKGLAGTLVSDTLLAGDLRAALGNIRQTTEHTQSLTRELDDLLRQVNSDLVNGKGTLHLLLKDSVTAGHIRKSLEHIEQGTDGFNQNMEALKHNFLFRGYFKDQAKKSAKQTSKP from the coding sequence ATGAGCAAGCAAGGCATTAATAATGGAAAACTTGGCGGATTTATGCTGGCTGGCTTACTGGCCCTGATCCTGTCCTTTTATTTTATCGGTAAGAATCAGCATCTGTTTGGCGCAAAATTCAAATTGCGGGCCCGGTTTAGTAACCTGAACAGTTTAATAGAAGGAAGCAATGTGTTATACGCGGGTATCCAGGCTGGAACAGTTAGTGATATCACGCTGATCAATGATACCACCATAGAAGTAACGCTACTGATTGATAAGACCATCAGGCAGCACATACACCAGCGCTCGGTTGCCTCTATCGGAACGGAAGGCCTGATGGGGAATAAGATCGTAAATATCGTACCATCGTCAGGTAATTATCCATTGGTAGGTGACGGCGATCTTCTTTCCTCGCGCCCGGCTATCAATACAGATGAGATGCTGCAAACCCTTTCGCGGACCAATCAAAATATCGCCGGCATTTCAGAGGCGCTGAAGGTGTCGGTACTCCGCATCAACGAAAGTAAACTGTTGGCTTTGCTGGATGACCCTTCTATCGGAAACAGCTTAAAGTCGGCGCTAAAAAACATGGATCGAACAGCTGCCCAAGCGGATCAACTGGCTGTTAACCTCAACAGGACGGTTACCGAAATTAATAAAGGAAAAGGTCTGGCCGGCACGCTGGTAAGCGATACCCTGCTGGCTGGTGACCTGCGTGCCGCATTAGGAAACATCCGCCAAACAACCGAACATACACAGTCGCTGACCAGGGAACTGGACGACCTGTTGCGGCAGGTCAATAGCGACCTGGTAAATGGCAAGGGGACGCTACATCTGCTCCTAAAAGATTCTGTGACCGCCGGGCACATCCGGAAAAGCCTCGAACATATCGAACAAGGTACCGATGGCTTTAATCAAAATATGGAAGCGCTGAAGCACAATTTCCTGTTCAGGGGGTATTTTAAGGATCAAGCCAAAAAAAGCGCGAAACAGACGTCAAAGCCTTGA
- a CDS encoding HdeD family acid-resistance protein: protein MSTLGVKKPMPDIRHWWLFPASGCVLVGMGIWILTEQLTAYLTVCIIFAIGIFVTGIIEFLFVLLTRRASGVTRWALLGAFVDLFIGIYLGFYPLISLVIVPIILGFWLVLRGILAIASAWQLHDHGQEDWAWLFLFGALVMCTGVLMLTNMIWGTEDIILHTGAAFVITGLFRIYLGFRFRSLKINNNSI, encoded by the coding sequence ATGTCAACCCTCGGTGTAAAAAAACCAATGCCTGATATCAGGCATTGGTGGCTGTTTCCGGCAAGTGGCTGCGTTTTAGTAGGGATGGGCATTTGGATACTTACGGAACAACTGACCGCTTACTTAACGGTATGTATCATCTTCGCGATCGGCATTTTTGTGACAGGAATTATTGAATTTTTGTTTGTACTGCTTACCCGGCGCGCTTCGGGCGTAACACGCTGGGCCTTACTTGGCGCATTTGTTGATCTGTTCATAGGGATTTATCTTGGGTTTTACCCGCTGATATCGTTGGTCATTGTACCTATTATTCTCGGTTTTTGGCTGGTACTGCGCGGGATATTGGCCATCGCCAGCGCCTGGCAGTTGCACGACCACGGGCAGGAAGACTGGGCCTGGTTGTTTCTTTTTGGCGCACTGGTTATGTGTACCGGTGTGCTGATGCTCACGAATATGATCTGGGGCACTGAAGACATTATCTTACATACCGGTGCCGCCTTTGTTATTACCGGCTTGTTCCGGATCTATCTGGGGTTTAGGTTTCGTAGCTTAAAAATCAACAACAACAGCATATGA
- the ppsA gene encoding phosphoenolpyruvate synthase translates to MERYIKKFKDTTLRDIAEVGGKNASIGEMFATLEPQGIAVPDGFAVTAAGYRHFLKINNLESQLAKLMEMLDRNEFVNLPEIGQKARTLILNAQMPNDLQLAIFDEYDYVFDFHEQAVAVRSSATAEDLPDASFAGQHESYLNIKGHRAVVDAVKQCFASLYTDRAIKYREDKGFAHDKVYLSVGIQAMIRADLGCSGVGFTLEPESGFPDVIQISGVWGLGENMVQGTVVPDEFLIFKPTLRSGKQAIIQKTLGSKSKMMVYPTDNDQQRNTVNLDTPWELREKFVLKDGDVLKLANWALLIEAHYQKPMDFEWAKDGASGQLYLIQARPETVHSQEKKRLVKSCRIIEQGELITSGAAVGHQITAGTARLLNSPADIGKLRPGDILVTDTTSPDWDPVLKKVAGIVTNKGGRTSHAAIIARELGAVAVVGTENATVNIQDGEVITVSCAEGKAGKVYRGKLNWTESITDVASVRLPQRPLAQLIIGDPEQAFELSFFPNHGVGLMRLEFIIARQVQVHPMALVHFDQVSEETDRIKIQNLTNGYDTKEAYFIDQLAQGVATIAAAFYPKEVIVRMSDFKTNEYAGLLGGKYFEPKEENPMIGFRGASRYDNDHYRAGFRLECAAMKHVRDDMGLSNVKLMIPFCRTVAEGKRVIELMAKNGLKQGKNGLEIMVMAEIPSNVLLAEEFAQVFDGFSIGSNDLTQLTLGIDRDCALIADEFDEQDAASVQLIRLMIEKANRLNKHIGLCGQAASDSEAFAQMLVKAGIDSIAFNPDALINGINNINRVLANQKPCQPSV, encoded by the coding sequence ATGGAACGCTATATCAAAAAATTCAAGGATACCACCCTTCGCGACATTGCCGAGGTTGGCGGAAAAAATGCCTCGATCGGCGAAATGTTCGCAACGCTGGAACCACAGGGAATTGCTGTGCCTGATGGCTTTGCGGTTACTGCCGCAGGCTACCGGCACTTTTTAAAAATAAATAATTTAGAGTCGCAACTGGCCAAACTGATGGAAATGCTGGATCGAAACGAATTCGTTAATTTGCCTGAGATCGGTCAAAAAGCGCGAACGTTAATCCTGAACGCGCAGATGCCAAACGATCTGCAGCTGGCCATATTTGATGAATATGACTACGTGTTCGATTTTCACGAACAGGCAGTTGCAGTCCGTAGCAGCGCAACAGCTGAAGACCTGCCCGATGCCAGTTTCGCGGGTCAGCACGAGTCCTACTTAAATATCAAAGGCCACCGGGCCGTTGTTGATGCTGTAAAACAGTGTTTTGCTTCGTTATACACCGACCGTGCCATTAAATACCGCGAAGATAAGGGCTTTGCACACGACAAGGTTTATCTATCCGTTGGTATCCAGGCCATGATCCGCGCTGATCTGGGTTGTTCTGGCGTCGGGTTTACGCTGGAACCGGAAAGCGGCTTTCCCGACGTTATCCAAATTTCAGGTGTATGGGGACTGGGGGAAAATATGGTACAAGGTACAGTTGTGCCTGATGAGTTTTTGATTTTTAAACCCACCTTACGTTCAGGCAAGCAGGCCATCATTCAAAAAACATTAGGCAGCAAAAGCAAAATGATGGTTTACCCAACAGATAATGACCAGCAGCGCAATACCGTTAACCTGGACACCCCCTGGGAACTGCGCGAGAAGTTTGTTCTGAAAGACGGGGATGTGCTTAAACTGGCCAACTGGGCGTTATTGATAGAGGCGCATTATCAAAAACCTATGGATTTTGAATGGGCAAAAGACGGTGCCAGCGGCCAGCTATACCTTATACAGGCGCGACCTGAAACTGTACATAGCCAGGAAAAAAAACGCCTGGTAAAAAGTTGTCGTATTATAGAGCAGGGAGAATTGATAACCAGCGGGGCAGCGGTAGGTCACCAGATCACTGCCGGTACTGCACGTTTATTGAACTCGCCCGCGGATATAGGCAAACTGCGCCCGGGAGACATACTGGTGACGGACACTACCAGCCCGGATTGGGACCCTGTACTTAAAAAAGTCGCCGGTATTGTCACCAATAAAGGCGGAAGGACCAGCCACGCGGCCATTATTGCACGGGAACTGGGTGCAGTTGCGGTTGTGGGTACAGAAAACGCTACTGTTAATATACAGGATGGCGAAGTGATAACGGTTAGCTGCGCCGAGGGAAAAGCCGGCAAAGTTTACCGTGGCAAGTTGAATTGGACAGAAAGCATAACAGATGTTGCTTCAGTGAGGTTACCACAGCGGCCGCTGGCACAATTAATCATTGGCGATCCTGAACAAGCCTTTGAGTTATCGTTCTTTCCTAACCATGGAGTTGGCCTGATGCGACTCGAATTCATTATTGCCCGCCAGGTACAGGTTCATCCCATGGCACTGGTGCATTTTGACCAGGTAAGTGAAGAAACCGACCGGATCAAAATTCAAAACCTGACGAATGGTTATGATACGAAAGAAGCCTATTTTATAGATCAACTTGCCCAGGGCGTGGCCACTATAGCGGCGGCATTTTATCCTAAGGAGGTAATTGTACGTATGAGCGACTTTAAGACCAATGAATATGCAGGCTTGTTGGGTGGTAAATATTTTGAACCAAAAGAAGAAAACCCGATGATCGGCTTCCGTGGGGCTTCTCGTTACGACAATGATCATTACAGAGCGGGGTTCCGCCTGGAGTGTGCAGCGATGAAACACGTTCGCGACGATATGGGGCTCAGTAACGTTAAACTTATGATACCATTTTGCCGTACCGTTGCAGAAGGTAAGCGGGTGATTGAACTGATGGCAAAAAACGGGTTAAAGCAAGGCAAGAACGGCCTCGAAATAATGGTAATGGCGGAAATTCCGAGTAATGTATTATTAGCAGAAGAGTTTGCGCAGGTATTTGACGGCTTCTCCATCGGTTCCAACGATCTGACGCAGCTTACCCTGGGCATAGACCGCGATTGTGCGCTTATTGCGGACGAGTTTGACGAGCAGGATGCCGCCAGCGTGCAACTCATCCGGCTGATGATCGAAAAGGCAAATCGTTTAAACAAGCACATTGGGCTTTGTGGGCAGGCAGCCAGCGATTCGGAAGCTTTTGCCCAGATGCTGGTTAAGGCGGGGATAGATAGTATTGCTTTTAACCCGGACGCCCTGATCAACGGCATCAACAACATTAACCGTGTTTTAGCAAACCAAAAGCCATGTCAACCCTCGGTGTAA
- a CDS encoding SDR family oxidoreductase — translation MNLLKNKVILVTGAGSGIGKAIAQRFALEGGKLMLADLHQGNIEAVARSITNQGGSASCFAADIANPGDVEQLFKHTLNTYGSLDILVNNAGIMDNFTPAAELSDELWAKVIGTNLNGSFFTCRSALKLFLQNGHGRIINIASIGGFCGGRAGAAYTASKHALIGLTRNIGYQYAGKGIQCNAIAPGGVATNILQGIQPEPFGYERMNAGTGNIPESAQPDAIAELALYLATEASGFINGAVLVADGGWTAY, via the coding sequence ATGAATTTATTGAAAAACAAGGTAATACTGGTGACTGGCGCGGGGTCCGGAATTGGCAAAGCAATTGCACAGCGGTTCGCTCTTGAGGGAGGAAAGCTTATGCTGGCCGACTTGCACCAGGGAAATATTGAAGCTGTGGCACGCTCGATCACCAACCAGGGCGGCAGCGCCAGTTGCTTCGCAGCTGATATTGCGAACCCTGGTGATGTAGAACAGTTGTTCAAGCACACGCTGAACACTTATGGGAGCCTGGATATCCTGGTCAACAACGCCGGTATCATGGATAACTTTACGCCGGCAGCCGAGCTGAGTGACGAACTTTGGGCCAAAGTGATAGGTACTAACCTGAATGGATCGTTTTTTACGTGCCGCAGTGCCTTGAAGCTCTTCCTGCAGAATGGGCACGGCCGCATCATCAACATCGCTTCTATAGGTGGCTTTTGCGGCGGCCGGGCAGGAGCCGCCTACACGGCGTCTAAGCATGCCCTTATTGGCCTTACCCGCAATATTGGTTACCAGTATGCCGGCAAAGGCATACAGTGTAACGCCATTGCTCCGGGTGGTGTAGCTACCAATATCCTTCAAGGTATACAGCCCGAACCCTTTGGTTATGAACGGATGAACGCGGGCACCGGGAATATTCCGGAAAGCGCCCAGCCCGATGCGATCGCTGAACTTGCGCTGTACCTGGCCACTGAAGCGTCAGGGTTTATTAATGGCGCGGTGCTGGTTGCCGACGGTGGCTGGACCGCTTACTAA